The window TTGAACGCTATCCTGCAATAGCCACAGCTCTATCACGTTCACATCTATGTACAGACTACAGAGCACGTCAGCCATTCGGTTCTCCCGTTTCTGCACATGGCGCACGGCAGGTTGTGCTTCAGAAGTCAGAACAGGAGCAAGCAGAGCAGCACGAACACGAAGAGGAAGAACCATATCTGATGCAGAGATCTTTCGACCTCCATGTGCCGCCGTCTCTGCCTGGGGTTCATCAGGTGGTACGGGTTCCAGTGGTACGTGCCCGGCGGCTGCGCCTGCCCTCGGAGCACCCACGGCAGCACGGCCACCGCCATGCCCCCGAGCACCCCTCCGGCCGTCGAGTGCATCATCCCGCGGTCCCCAAACGGCGGTGGGAGGAGGGCATCGTACTGCGCGGCGTCGGCGTGGTGCCGCGCCTGCAGTGGTGCCCGGGCCGGTGCGTCGGTGTCCACGTTCCGGTGGTGGTTGCCGCCGCCGTTGTCGCTGTCTTGAACTCTCCGGCGCAGAGCCGGCCGGCGCGGGATGCTGCCGGCCAGGCCGCGCGGC is drawn from Panicum virgatum strain AP13 chromosome 1N, P.virgatum_v5, whole genome shotgun sequence and contains these coding sequences:
- the LOC120656594 gene encoding E3 ubiquitin-protein ligase RMA1H1-like, coding for MDQAGTAGAGEQPAAAAGDEPAKRIVGGGDAPAAGVATTGGGCFDCNICLECAAEPVVTLCGHLYCWPCIYEWLRPDADAGTARRRCPVCKAAASPDALVPLYGRGGSSRAKKPPRGLAGSIPRRPALRRRVQDSDNGGGNHHRNVDTDAPARAPLQARHHADAAQYDALLPPPFGDRGMMHSTAGGVLGGMAVAVLPWVLRGQAQPPGTYHWNPYHLMNPRQRRRHMEVERSLHQIWFFLFVFVLLCLLLF